A window from Streptomyces sp. NBC_00271 encodes these proteins:
- a CDS encoding NADH-quinone oxidoreductase subunit M has product MSFPLLTATAALPAVGAIATAAVPAAQRVAAKWLALLVSLATLVLAAIVLVRFDPGGDRYQLTESHAWIKDFGVRYELGVDGIGVALVALTALLIPFVILAGWHDADPQETGSRRWRPTQGFFGLILAVEAMVIISFEATDVFLFYIFFEAMLIPMYFLIGGFGDRAHEHGNDAAATQRSYAAVKFLLYNLVGGLIMLAAVIGLYVVAGNFSLQEIVQARASGSLHMATNTERWLFLGFFFAFAVKAPLWPLHTWLPNAMGEATAPVAVLITAVVDKVGTFAMLRFCLQLFPEASKWATPVILVLALISIIYGALLAVGQRDIKRLVAYASISHFGFIILGIFAMTSQGQSGATLYMVNHGISTAALMLVAGFLISRRGSRLIADYGGVQKVAPVLAGTFLIGGLATLSLPGLAPFVSEFLVLVGAFERYPAVGIVATFGIVLAALYTLVLYQRTMTGPVKAEVAEMPDLRVRELLVVAPLIALLIFLGVYPKPVTDIVNPAVQQTMSDVHKTDPKPEVEAAK; this is encoded by the coding sequence ATGTCCTTTCCTCTGCTGACAGCGACGGCGGCGCTCCCGGCGGTCGGGGCGATCGCCACGGCCGCCGTGCCGGCCGCTCAACGCGTCGCCGCCAAGTGGCTGGCGCTGCTCGTCTCGCTCGCCACGCTCGTCCTGGCCGCGATCGTGCTCGTACGCTTCGACCCCGGCGGCGACCGCTACCAGCTCACCGAATCCCACGCCTGGATCAAGGACTTCGGGGTGCGGTACGAGCTGGGCGTGGACGGCATCGGGGTGGCGCTCGTCGCGCTGACCGCGCTGCTGATCCCGTTCGTGATCCTGGCGGGCTGGCACGACGCCGACCCACAGGAGACAGGAAGCAGGCGCTGGCGGCCGACCCAGGGCTTCTTCGGCCTGATCCTGGCCGTCGAGGCGATGGTGATCATCTCCTTCGAGGCCACCGACGTCTTCCTCTTCTACATCTTCTTCGAAGCCATGCTGATCCCGATGTACTTCCTCATCGGCGGCTTCGGGGACCGTGCCCACGAGCACGGGAACGACGCGGCGGCGACCCAACGCTCGTACGCCGCGGTGAAGTTCCTCCTCTACAACCTGGTCGGCGGCCTGATCATGCTGGCCGCCGTCATCGGCCTCTACGTAGTGGCCGGAAACTTCTCGCTCCAGGAGATCGTGCAGGCCCGCGCCAGTGGCTCGCTGCACATGGCGACCAACACGGAGCGGTGGCTGTTCCTCGGTTTCTTCTTCGCGTTCGCGGTGAAGGCGCCCCTGTGGCCGCTGCACACCTGGCTGCCCAACGCCATGGGAGAGGCCACGGCCCCGGTCGCGGTACTGATCACGGCGGTGGTCGACAAGGTCGGTACCTTCGCGATGCTCCGCTTCTGCCTCCAGCTCTTCCCGGAGGCGAGCAAGTGGGCGACGCCCGTCATCCTCGTCCTCGCCCTCATCAGCATCATCTACGGGGCGCTGCTCGCGGTCGGCCAGCGGGACATCAAACGGCTGGTGGCGTACGCGTCGATCTCGCACTTCGGGTTCATCATCCTGGGCATCTTCGCGATGACCAGCCAGGGCCAGTCGGGCGCGACGCTCTACATGGTCAACCACGGGATCTCGACCGCCGCCCTGATGCTGGTGGCGGGCTTCCTGATCTCGCGGCGCGGTTCGCGTCTGATCGCCGACTACGGAGGGGTGCAGAAAGTCGCCCCGGTGCTCGCGGGCACCTTCCTGATCGGCGGTCTCGCGACCCTCTCGCTCCCCGGGCTCGCGCCCTTCGTGAGTGAATTCCTGGTCCTGGTGGGCGCGTTCGAGCGCTACCCGGCCGTCGGCATCGTCGCCACCTTCGGCATCGTCCTCGCCGCGCTCTACACACTCGTCCTCTATCAGCGGACGATGACGGGCCCGGTGAAGGCGGAGGTAGCCGAGATGCCCGACCTCAGGGTGCGTGAGCTTTTGGTGGTCGCCCCGCTGATCGCCCTGCTGATCTTCCTGGGCGTCTATCCGAAGCCGGTCACCGACATCGTCAACCCGGCGGTTCAGCAGACCATGTCCGACGTCCATAAGACGGACCCCAAGCCCGAGGTGGAGGCGGCCAAGTGA
- the nuoN gene encoding NADH-quinone oxidoreductase subunit NuoN yields MSTAAVHSLWTTAAEPISKIDAPKIEYGQLSPTLIVIGAALVGVLVEAFVPRKSRYYAQVFLSVVALAAAFAAVIALAAGGYGTTKAHIAAMGAIAVDGPSLFLQGTILLAGILGVFTFAERRLDPEAHGNRVDSFAAQAASVPGSDSEKAAVKAGFTTTEVFPLLLFAIGGMLVFPSANDLLTLFIALEVFSLPLYLLCAVARRKRLMSQEAAVKYFLLGAFASAFTLFGIALLYGYAGSVSYATIAQVVDGTIPNVDPALAGTMGNDVLLLIGAAMVVMGLLFKVGAVPFHMWTPDVYQGAPTPVTGFMAAATKVAAFGALLRLLYVVLPGLRWDWRPVMWAVAIVTMLGGAIVAITQTDIKRLLAYSSIAHAGFILAGVIATSRDGVSSVLFYLAAYSFVTIGAFAVVTLVRDAGGEATHLSKWAGLGRRSPLVAAVFAVFLLAFAGIPLTSGFAGKFAVFKAAAEGGAGPLVVVGVISSAIAAFFYIRVIVLMFFSEPRPEGPTVAVPSPLTMTAIGFGVAVTLVLGVAPQYFLNLASQAGVFVR; encoded by the coding sequence GTGAGCACAGCAGCTGTCCACAGCCTGTGGACAACCGCGGCCGAACCGATCTCCAAGATCGACGCGCCGAAGATCGAATACGGGCAATTGTCGCCCACCCTGATCGTGATCGGGGCGGCGCTCGTAGGGGTGCTCGTCGAGGCCTTCGTGCCGCGCAAGTCCCGCTACTACGCGCAGGTCTTTCTGTCCGTCGTCGCGCTCGCCGCCGCCTTCGCCGCGGTGATCGCACTGGCGGCGGGCGGATACGGCACCACGAAGGCGCACATCGCGGCCATGGGCGCGATCGCCGTCGACGGACCGTCCCTGTTCCTGCAAGGCACGATCCTGCTGGCGGGCATCCTCGGTGTCTTCACCTTCGCCGAGCGACGGCTCGACCCGGAGGCGCACGGCAACCGCGTCGACTCGTTCGCCGCGCAGGCCGCCTCCGTGCCCGGCAGCGACAGCGAGAAGGCCGCGGTGAAGGCCGGGTTCACCACCACCGAGGTGTTCCCGCTGCTGCTCTTCGCGATCGGCGGCATGCTGGTCTTCCCGTCGGCCAACGACCTGCTGACCCTGTTCATCGCGCTGGAAGTCTTCTCGCTGCCCCTCTATCTGCTGTGCGCCGTGGCCCGCCGCAAGCGGCTCATGTCGCAGGAGGCCGCGGTCAAGTACTTCCTGCTCGGCGCCTTCGCCTCCGCGTTCACCCTCTTCGGCATCGCCCTGCTCTACGGCTACGCGGGCTCCGTGTCGTACGCGACGATCGCGCAGGTCGTGGACGGCACGATCCCGAACGTCGACCCGGCGCTCGCCGGCACCATGGGCAACGACGTGCTGCTGCTCATCGGCGCCGCGATGGTCGTCATGGGCCTGCTCTTCAAGGTCGGCGCGGTGCCGTTCCACATGTGGACCCCCGACGTCTACCAGGGTGCGCCGACACCGGTCACCGGCTTCATGGCCGCGGCGACGAAGGTGGCCGCCTTCGGGGCGCTGCTGCGGCTGCTGTACGTCGTCCTGCCGGGCCTGCGCTGGGACTGGCGGCCGGTCATGTGGGCCGTCGCGATCGTCACCATGCTGGGCGGTGCGATCGTCGCGATCACCCAGACCGACATCAAGCGGCTCCTGGCGTACTCGTCCATCGCGCACGCCGGATTCATCCTCGCGGGCGTCATCGCGACCTCGCGGGACGGCGTCTCGTCAGTCCTCTTCTACCTGGCCGCGTACTCGTTCGTGACGATCGGGGCCTTCGCGGTCGTGACCCTGGTCCGCGACGCGGGCGGCGAGGCGACGCACCTGTCGAAGTGGGCGGGCCTCGGACGCCGCTCACCGCTGGTGGCGGCGGTCTTCGCGGTCTTCCTGCTGGCCTTCGCGGGCATCCCGCTGACCTCCGGCTTCGCCGGGAAGTTCGCCGTCTTCAAGGCGGCGGCGGAGGGCGGCGCGGGCCCGCTGGTCGTGGTCGGTGTGATCTCGTCGGCGATCGCGGCGTTCTTCTACATCCGCGTGATCGTGCTCATGTTCTTCAGCGAGCCCCGGCCGGAGGGACCGACGGTCGCCGTGCCCTCGCCGCTGACCATGACGGCGATCGGGTTCGGCGTGGCGGTCACGCTGGTGCTCGGTGTGGCGCCGCAGTACTTCCTGAACCTGGCGAGCCAGGCGGGAGTCTTCGTCCGCTGA
- a CDS encoding ABC transporter permease has translation MTRYLVRAASLAVALTAWQLLTSLNVDLWLRFSQFPTVADVARAFAGRLGGHDYWTDLTDSLTRILTGFLLAAVLGVATGVLVARSRLAEDLLGPLVEVLRPIPAIALVPVAILLFPSNEQGIVFITCAAAFFPVLVSTRHAVRALVPVWEEAVRTMGGGRWRILGSVVLPGALPGIFGGLSVGIGVSWICVISAEMISGQYGVGYRTWQDYTVVDYPGVFVGMVTIGVLGWVTSTAVERVGRWLTRWLPRTEYVAAARVRRAPAPVSSVPEPVREEGVCDEHLV, from the coding sequence ATGACCCGGTATCTCGTCAGGGCCGCGTCGCTCGCCGTGGCCCTGACCGCCTGGCAGCTGCTGACCAGCCTGAACGTCGACCTCTGGCTGCGCTTCTCGCAGTTCCCGACCGTCGCCGACGTGGCCCGTGCCTTCGCTGGCCGCCTCGGCGGCCACGACTACTGGACGGACCTCACCGACAGCCTCACCCGGATCCTCACCGGCTTCCTGCTTGCGGCCGTCCTGGGGGTGGCCACGGGCGTGCTCGTGGCCCGCTCGCGCCTCGCCGAGGACCTGCTCGGCCCGCTGGTGGAGGTGCTCAGGCCGATCCCCGCGATCGCGCTCGTCCCGGTGGCGATCCTCCTCTTCCCCAGCAACGAACAGGGCATCGTCTTCATCACCTGCGCCGCCGCCTTCTTCCCGGTCCTGGTCTCCACCCGGCACGCGGTTCGGGCCCTCGTCCCCGTGTGGGAGGAGGCGGTGCGCACCATGGGCGGCGGCCGATGGCGGATCCTCGGCTCGGTCGTCCTGCCCGGCGCCCTCCCCGGGATCTTCGGCGGTCTCTCGGTCGGCATCGGCGTCTCGTGGATCTGTGTGATCTCCGCCGAGATGATCTCCGGCCAGTACGGCGTCGGCTACCGCACCTGGCAGGACTACACCGTCGTCGACTATCCCGGTGTCTTCGTCGGCATGGTCACGATCGGTGTGCTGGGCTGGGTCACCTCCACGGCCGTCGAGCGCGTGGGGCGATGGCTCACCCGGTGGCTGCCACGCACCGAGTACGTCGCCGCGGCGCGCGTGCGCAGGGCCCCCGCCCCGGTCTCGTCCGTCCCGGAGCCTGTCCGCGAGGAGGGGGTGTGCGATGAGCACCTCGTCTGA
- a CDS encoding ABC transporter ATP-binding protein, which translates to MSTSSETGTPVAARGTRLSLTRASLGRPGAPVLEGVDLDTTPGEILTVVGPSGCGKSTLLRTLAGLLPALAGTVTQDGRPLVGPGADRALVFQEDALLPWRTLRANVELPLAIKGSSRTERRAQASVWLARVGLADRERQLPHRVSGGQRQRVQLARALAGAPRAVLMDEPFGALDAQTRAGMQGLLVEVLHGTGATVVFVTHDVDEALFLGDRVALLGSGHPADDSGPGSPGRLLAVREVPRPRDRSALDDPARLSLRREVLTSLST; encoded by the coding sequence ATGAGCACCTCGTCTGAGACCGGGACGCCCGTCGCCGCACGCGGCACCCGGCTGTCCCTCACCCGCGCCTCGCTCGGCCGCCCCGGCGCCCCCGTCCTCGAAGGCGTCGACCTGGACACCACCCCCGGCGAGATCCTCACCGTCGTCGGCCCCTCCGGCTGCGGCAAGTCGACCCTCCTGCGCACCCTCGCCGGGCTGCTGCCCGCACTCGCCGGAACCGTCACCCAGGACGGTCGCCCCCTGGTGGGCCCCGGTGCCGACCGGGCCCTCGTCTTCCAGGAGGACGCCCTCCTTCCCTGGCGCACCCTGCGCGCCAACGTCGAACTCCCGCTGGCCATCAAGGGCTCGTCCCGCACCGAGCGACGCGCGCAGGCCTCGGTCTGGCTCGCCCGCGTCGGACTCGCCGACCGCGAACGGCAGTTGCCGCATCGCGTCTCCGGCGGCCAGCGCCAGCGCGTCCAGCTCGCCCGCGCCCTCGCCGGAGCACCCCGCGCCGTCCTCATGGACGAACCCTTCGGCGCCCTCGACGCCCAGACCCGCGCCGGCATGCAGGGCCTCCTCGTCGAGGTACTGCACGGCACCGGAGCGACCGTCGTCTTCGTCACCCACGACGTGGACGAGGCGCTGTTCCTGGGCGACCGGGTCGCACTCCTCGGCTCCGGGCACCCGGCCGACGACAGCGGTCCCGGCAGCCCCGGCCGGCTTCTCGCCGTACGTGAAGTACCGCGCCCGCGTGATCGATCCGCACTCGACGACCCGGCGCGGCTCAGCCTGCGCCGCGAGGTCCTCACGTCCCTCAGCACCTGA
- a CDS encoding fumarate reductase/succinate dehydrogenase flavoprotein subunit: MDTPVDTPVEIPALADAEELSCDVLVIGGGTAGTMAALTAAEHGADVLLLEKAHVRHSGALAMGMDGVNNAVIPGRAEPDDYVAEITRANDGIVDQSTVRQTATRGFAMVRRLESYGVKFEKDEHGEYAVRQVHRSGSYVLPMPEGKDVKKVLYRQLRRREMRERIRIENRVMPVRVLTAEGRAVGAAGFNTRTGRFVSVRAGAVILATGACGRLGLPASGYLYGTYENPTNAGDGYAMAYHAGAELTGIECFQINPLIKDYNGPACAYVANPFGGYQVNRHGERFVDSDYWSGQMMAEFAAEIASDRGPVYLKLSHLPEESISALESILHTTERPTRGTFHAGRGHDYRTHDIEMHISEIGLCGGHSASGVRVDDHARTTVPRLYAAGDLACVPHNYMIGAFVFGDLAGADAAQYKPYEGELPQDQLRDAHELVYRPLHHPDGPPQSQVEYKLRRFVNDYVAPPKSGARLSLALEAFERMRADIAEMGARTPHELMRCAEVTFIRDCAEMAARASLARTESRWGLYHDRTDHPARDDDSWFHHLDLHKSPSGSMKFTARPVAPYLVPVPDFAPTGGASRHLGEVHPEPVATAGAQDAAPVASAPPSGTVPVTDPDRRGLDHTGAGTSPRLLELLALTEQEPELTALLPYLDDPSPAVRRSAVDVLTETVPPGTGPALAAALRDPHGDVRATAAASLRELVETLPAEPNLSEGLAAALAEDDPVVRAAALDVLRALRLGDGELFADALADPEIAVRVEAVRALVSVDAAEHLSRAAADPSREVRVTVAKALANVTPGKLVADTLDRLTTDPDALVRAAAFATLAVTGCSTSLAVRAVAAQADPAWQVRSGAATALSAAEARVAVPALARALEDPNADVRKATVLALVQHSAIDEDARAALATATADSDADVRAYASRALCPQG, encoded by the coding sequence GTGGACACCCCCGTCGACACTCCCGTGGAGATCCCCGCGCTCGCGGACGCCGAAGAGCTGTCCTGCGACGTCCTCGTCATCGGCGGCGGCACGGCCGGCACCATGGCGGCACTCACCGCCGCCGAGCACGGGGCCGATGTCCTCCTCCTGGAGAAGGCGCACGTCCGCCATTCCGGCGCTCTCGCCATGGGCATGGACGGCGTCAACAACGCCGTGATCCCCGGCCGCGCCGAACCCGACGACTACGTCGCCGAGATCACCCGCGCCAACGACGGCATCGTCGACCAGTCCACCGTCCGCCAGACCGCGACCCGCGGCTTCGCGATGGTGCGGCGCCTGGAGTCGTACGGCGTGAAGTTCGAAAAGGACGAGCACGGCGAGTACGCGGTCCGCCAGGTGCACCGCTCCGGCTCGTACGTGCTGCCGATGCCCGAGGGCAAGGACGTCAAGAAGGTCCTCTACCGGCAGTTGCGGCGCCGCGAGATGCGCGAGCGCATCCGCATCGAGAACCGGGTGATGCCGGTACGGGTCCTCACGGCGGAGGGGCGTGCGGTGGGTGCCGCGGGCTTCAACACCCGCACCGGGCGGTTCGTCTCCGTACGCGCCGGGGCCGTGATCCTCGCGACCGGCGCCTGCGGCCGCCTCGGCCTGCCCGCCTCCGGCTACCTCTACGGCACGTACGAGAACCCGACCAACGCCGGTGACGGCTACGCCATGGCCTACCACGCCGGGGCCGAACTCACCGGCATCGAGTGCTTCCAGATCAACCCGCTGATCAAGGACTACAACGGTCCCGCCTGCGCCTACGTCGCCAACCCCTTCGGCGGCTACCAGGTCAACCGGCACGGCGAACGCTTCGTCGACTCCGACTACTGGTCGGGCCAGATGATGGCCGAGTTCGCCGCCGAGATCGCCTCGGACCGGGGCCCGGTGTACCTCAAGCTCAGCCACCTCCCCGAGGAGTCCATCAGCGCCCTCGAGTCCATTCTGCACACCACCGAACGCCCCACGCGCGGTACCTTCCACGCCGGTCGCGGCCACGACTACCGCACCCATGACATCGAGATGCACATCTCCGAGATCGGTCTGTGCGGCGGCCACTCCGCTTCGGGCGTACGGGTCGACGACCACGCCCGTACGACCGTGCCCCGTCTGTACGCCGCCGGGGACCTGGCCTGTGTCCCCCACAACTACATGATCGGCGCGTTCGTCTTCGGCGACCTCGCGGGAGCGGACGCCGCCCAGTACAAGCCCTACGAGGGCGAGTTGCCGCAGGACCAGCTGCGCGACGCACACGAACTGGTCTACCGCCCGCTGCACCACCCGGACGGGCCCCCGCAGTCCCAGGTCGAGTACAAGCTCCGCCGCTTCGTGAACGACTACGTGGCGCCGCCGAAGTCCGGCGCCCGGCTCTCCCTCGCCCTGGAGGCGTTCGAGCGGATGCGCGCGGACATCGCGGAGATGGGTGCCCGCACTCCGCACGAGCTGATGCGGTGCGCCGAGGTCACGTTCATCCGCGACTGCGCGGAGATGGCGGCCCGCGCCTCCCTGGCCCGCACGGAGTCCCGCTGGGGCCTGTACCACGACCGCACGGACCATCCCGCGCGCGACGACGACTCCTGGTTCCACCACCTCGACCTGCACAAGTCCCCCTCCGGCTCCATGAAGTTCACGGCCCGTCCCGTGGCCCCCTATCTCGTCCCGGTTCCCGACTTCGCCCCGACGGGCGGCGCCTCCCGACACCTCGGCGAGGTCCACCCGGAGCCGGTCGCCACGGCGGGGGCACAAGACGCCGCGCCGGTGGCCTCGGCGCCCCCTTCCGGCACGGTCCCCGTCACCGATCCCGACCGCAGGGGACTCGACCACACCGGCGCCGGCACCTCGCCCCGCCTCCTCGAACTTCTCGCCCTCACGGAACAGGAGCCCGAACTCACCGCGCTACTGCCCTACTTGGACGACCCGTCCCCCGCTGTCCGACGCTCGGCCGTCGACGTCCTCACCGAGACCGTGCCGCCCGGCACCGGCCCCGCCCTCGCCGCCGCACTCCGGGACCCGCACGGCGACGTACGGGCCACCGCCGCGGCCTCGCTGCGCGAGCTGGTGGAGACCCTGCCGGCCGAGCCGAACCTGAGCGAAGGCCTCGCCGCCGCCCTCGCCGAGGACGATCCCGTCGTACGCGCCGCCGCCCTGGACGTCCTGCGCGCGCTGCGCCTGGGCGACGGTGAACTGTTCGCGGACGCCCTCGCCGATCCCGAGATCGCCGTCCGCGTCGAGGCCGTGCGCGCCCTCGTCTCCGTCGACGCCGCGGAGCACCTGAGCCGGGCCGCGGCCGACCCGTCCCGCGAGGTCCGCGTCACGGTGGCCAAGGCCCTCGCCAACGTGACCCCGGGAAAGCTCGTCGCGGACACCCTCGACCGGCTCACGACCGATCCGGACGCCCTGGTCCGGGCAGCGGCCTTCGCGACGCTGGCCGTCACCGGCTGTTCGACGTCCCTGGCCGTGCGTGCCGTCGCCGCCCAGGCCGACCCCGCCTGGCAGGTCCGCTCCGGCGCCGCGACCGCGCTGTCCGCCGCGGAGGCCCGGGTCGCCGTCCCGGCGCTGGCCCGGGCTCTGGAAGACCCGAACGCCGACGTCCGCAAGGCGACGGTCCTGGCCCTCGTGCAGCACTCCGCGATCGACGAGGACGCCCGCGCGGCCCTGGCCACGGCCACGGCGGACTCCGACGCGGACGTCAGGGCGTACGCGTCACGGGCCCTGTGCCCACAGGGCTGA
- the recQ gene encoding DNA helicase RecQ has translation MGGTGVMTEADATETLGVSEALATLHRVFGYDAFRGEQEAIIEHVVAGGDAVVLMPTGGGKSLCYQIPALVRPGTGVVVSPLIALMQDQVDALRALGVRAGFMNSTQDFDERRVVEAEFLSGELDVLYLAPERLRLETTLDLLSRGKISVFAIDEAHCVAQWGHDFRPDYLALSLLGERWPDVPRIALTATATRATHKEITQRLAMPTARHFEASFDRPNIQYRIVPKADPKKQLLSFLRDEHAGDAGIVYCLSRNSVEKTAEFLSRNGVEAVPYHAGLDAGTRATHQSRFLREEGLVVVATIAFGMGIDKPDVRFVAHLDLPKSVEGYYQETGRAGRDGLPSTAWMAYGLQDVVQQRKMIQGSEGDEAFRRRAAAHLDSMLALCETVQCRRSQLLAYFGQDPHTPACGNCDTCLAPPETSDGTVVAQKLLSTVVRLQRERGQKFGAGQIIDILLGRRTAKVIQFDHDQLSVFGIGEDLAESEWRGVVRQLLAQGLLAVEGEYGTLVLTEESGTVLRREREVPLRKEPPKPTVSRSSSSSRGDRKAKAAAVDLPQELVPAFEALRSWRAEQAKEQGVPAYVIFHDATLREIATVWPTSVEGLGGISGVGEKKLATYGEGVIGVLASLGGGAPGAAPAAAAGEAPDPDWPEMDAEPEPEDWI, from the coding sequence ATGGGCGGGACGGGTGTGATGACCGAAGCGGACGCGACGGAGACACTGGGAGTGAGCGAGGCACTGGCCACGCTCCACCGGGTCTTCGGGTACGACGCCTTCCGCGGCGAGCAGGAAGCGATCATCGAGCACGTGGTGGCGGGCGGTGACGCTGTCGTCCTGATGCCGACGGGTGGCGGCAAGTCGCTCTGCTACCAGATTCCGGCCCTGGTCAGACCGGGTACGGGCGTCGTGGTCTCCCCCCTCATCGCGCTGATGCAGGATCAGGTGGACGCGTTGCGCGCGCTGGGCGTGCGGGCCGGGTTCATGAACTCCACGCAGGACTTCGACGAGCGGCGCGTGGTGGAGGCCGAGTTCCTGTCAGGGGAGCTCGACGTGCTCTACCTGGCCCCGGAGCGCCTGCGCCTGGAGACCACGCTGGACCTGCTGTCACGCGGGAAGATCTCCGTCTTCGCGATCGACGAGGCGCACTGCGTGGCCCAGTGGGGCCACGACTTCCGCCCCGACTATCTGGCGCTCTCACTGCTCGGCGAGCGCTGGCCGGACGTCCCGCGCATCGCGCTGACGGCCACGGCCACCCGCGCGACGCACAAGGAGATCACCCAGCGCCTGGCCATGCCGACCGCCCGTCACTTCGAGGCGAGCTTCGACCGTCCCAACATCCAATACCGGATCGTCCCGAAGGCCGATCCCAAGAAGCAGCTGCTGTCCTTCCTTCGCGACGAGCACGCGGGCGACGCGGGCATCGTGTACTGCCTCTCGCGCAACTCGGTGGAGAAGACGGCCGAGTTCCTCTCCCGCAACGGCGTCGAGGCGGTGCCGTACCACGCGGGTCTGGACGCGGGCACCCGCGCCACCCACCAGTCGCGCTTCCTGCGCGAAGAGGGCCTGGTCGTGGTCGCCACCATCGCCTTCGGCATGGGTATCGACAAGCCGGACGTGCGGTTCGTCGCCCACCTCGACCTGCCCAAGTCGGTCGAGGGCTATTACCAGGAGACGGGACGCGCGGGTCGTGACGGACTGCCGTCCACGGCATGGATGGCGTACGGGCTTCAGGACGTCGTCCAGCAGCGCAAGATGATCCAGGGCTCGGAGGGCGACGAGGCGTTCCGCCGCCGGGCCGCCGCCCACCTGGACTCGATGCTGGCCCTGTGCGAGACGGTCCAGTGCCGGCGCTCCCAGCTCCTCGCCTACTTCGGCCAGGACCCGCACACCCCGGCATGCGGCAACTGCGACACGTGCCTCGCACCGCCCGAGACCTCGGACGGCACGGTCGTGGCACAGAAGCTGCTGTCCACGGTGGTACGGCTGCAGCGCGAGCGCGGACAGAAGTTCGGCGCCGGCCAGATCATCGACATCCTGCTGGGGCGGCGCACCGCCAAGGTGATCCAGTTCGATCACGACCAGCTGTCCGTGTTCGGCATCGGTGAGGACCTCGCCGAGTCCGAATGGCGCGGCGTGGTGCGGCAGTTGCTGGCGCAAGGCCTGCTCGCGGTCGAGGGCGAGTACGGGACGCTGGTGCTGACCGAGGAGAGCGGGACGGTGCTGCGGCGCGAGCGCGAGGTGCCGCTCCGCAAGGAGCCGCCGAAGCCCACCGTCTCCCGCTCGTCCTCCTCCTCGCGGGGCGATCGCAAGGCCAAGGCCGCCGCGGTCGACCTGCCCCAGGAGCTCGTCCCCGCCTTCGAGGCGCTGCGCTCCTGGCGCGCCGAACAGGCCAAGGAACAGGGCGTCCCGGCCTACGTCATCTTCCACGACGCCACGCTCCGGGAGATCGCCACGGTGTGGCCCACCTCGGTCGAAGGACTCGGCGGCATCAGCGGGGTGGGCGAGAAGAAGCTCGCGACATACGGAGAGGGCGTGATCGGAGTGCTCGCCTCCCTGGGTGGCGGTGCCCCCGGAGCGGCACCGGCCGCCGCGGCCGGTGAGGCACCGGACCCGGACTGGCCCGAGATGGACGCGGAACCGGAGCCGGAGGACTGGATATAG